The following are encoded in a window of Candida dubliniensis CD36 chromosome 4, complete sequence genomic DNA:
- a CDS encoding arginine metabolism regulatory protein, putative (Similar to S. cerevisiae ARG81 (ARGR2);~In S. cerevisiae: zinc-finger transcription factor of the Zn(2)-Cys(6) binuclear cluster domain type, involved in the regulation of arginine-responsive genes) → MARRKARTFEGCWTCRSRKVKCDLTKPQCNRCLKSNRTCQGYEIRLGWCQPMIYDHNDSTTNANDYKFLNNEEFEKDLDNFQRRNVELVKYPKHMKYETYEQLNYILNQFDNLEMMNNEDNKENENTNIEKEFTIGPFKCIKWKNINIMNLKKTTNNKIMKKSSKLKSQIKPQNDINTSNKATSKTKAKHSTSIDNDNNKLPNTTSNKIINGNINIYSDLLNFAKLTIVGIKGPKYIITDQTIYHIFEPEFFPNVDSDDDWLIDINEYLDKLFQQQQLKSNLSLSGKDSRGDSDGGLIITSLLQKLLNNFINRCNEILNFNRMGFQFNYIDIFIIPFIQRIFGELICWDLNDIKSTQLNQTLVINNDNQEEPEEEEEEDDDDNDEIGDKHININIDDVFRNIKLIIIYLVLSLSSFQLSTPINNQFNMDDYLLLSIHLRKLAMKMLNYHLDESDTIIEQLEDLQKKDTHLRKHNYNLVGDYSCYILLALILQIEIDTYLSIFENYELIYAIGDFIIEKNNFKSKIFMVKKKNKLNPLLNLLINIFKIKYIFYESTHSINLFNYQINQQDEEINYRDLNENYDLISTSSLSDNEIEDEEGEEEEEEEEEEEEEDKRQIKPTIKNLIISNDSITTTYEPMSYTISFNKENSNGCNNTKDQQKQKQLKKVKTSNKNNNNNNSNNNNNNNNNNNNNNNIDNKFIPDDNFTNELDINYIYLMYGIPKSLIDLFYEIIHLTNHKNIFQRRKVFPRNFPKICAEFEDKLINWSIENDSNWKLTITHLNNNNESFLELLQLNIICFHQSLIIYYNQLLKKNCKLQDYQDLIDNNLNNFQKLLFHHNKLYSQQHETNFHLLFKPSMWILFIIGSSTIKPTIQSKIKSIWQSIENDYKFNGLANYWRCKQILYEIWNRREIDHHNNKSMTNQDNRSDTKASTTVGSGSSSGSGGGGGNGSDGNGDGDDDNFGFMTMIREYGIVLNLG, encoded by the coding sequence ATGGCAAGGAGAAAAGCTCGTACATTTGAAGGATGCTGGACATGTAGATCAAGAAAAGTCAAATGTGATTTAACAAAACCTCAATGTAATCGATGcttaaaatcaaatcgGACATGTCAAGGTTATGAAATTAGATTAGGATGGTGTCAACCAATGATATATGATCATAATGATAGTACTACTAATGCtaatgattataaatttttaaataatgaagaatttgaaaaagatttagATAATTTCCAACGACGGAATGTTGAATTAGTGAAATATCCTAAACATATGAAATACGAAACTTAtgaacaattaaattatattttaaatcaatttgataatttagaaatgatgaataatgaagataataaaGAGAATGAGAATaccaatattgaaaaagaatttacTATTGGACCATTTAAATGTATTAAATggaaaaatatcaatataatgaatttaaagaaaacaactaataataaaatcatgAAAAAATCCTCGAAACTCAAATCTCAGATTAAACCACAGAATGATATTAATACTCTGAATAAAGCAACATCAAAGACAAAAGCAAAACATTCtacttcaattgataatgataataataaactaCCTAATACTACGagtaataaaataattaatggtaatattaatatttattcagatttattaaattttgcCAAATTAACTATTGTTGGTATAAAAGGTCctaaatatattataactgatcaaacaatttatcaTATATTTGAACCGGAATTTTTCCCTAATGTTGattctgatgatgattggttaattgatattaatgaatatcttgataaattatttcaacaacaacaactaaaaaGTAATTTATCATTGTCTGGAAAAGATAGTAGAGGTGATAGTGACGGTGGATTGATAATAACTTCattattacaaaaattattaaataattttattaatcgatgtaatgaaattttaaattttaatCGAATGggatttcaatttaattatattgatatttttataaTACCATTTATTCAACGAATTTTTGGggaattgatttgttgggatttgaatgatattaaatctactcaattaaatcaaaccttggtaataaataatgataatcaagaagaaccagaagaagaagaagaagaagatgatgatgataatgatgaaattggGGATAAgcatataaatataaatattgatgatgttttccgaaatattaaattgattattatttatttagttttatcattatcttcatttcaattatcaacaccaataaataatcaatttaatatggatgattatttattattaagtATTCATTTAAGAAAATTAGCTAtgaaaatgttgaattatCATCTTGATGAATCAGATACAATAATAGAACAACTTGAAGATTTACAGAAAAAAGATACTCATTTAAGAAAacataattataatttggtGGGAGATTATTCTtgttatatattattagcattaatattacaaattgaaattgatacatatttatcaatatttgaaaattatgaattaatttatgctattggtgattttataattgaaaaaaacaattttaaaTCGAAAATTTTTATGGttaagaagaaaaataaattgaatccattattgaatttattaattaatatatttaaaattaaatatattttttatgAAAGTACTCATTcgataaatttatttaattatcaaataaatcaacaagatgaagaaatcaattatcgagatttgaatgaaaattATGATTTAATAAGTACTTCAAGTTTAAgtgataatgaaattgaagatgaagaaggggaggaagaagaagaggaagaggaggaggaggaggaggaagatAAACGACAGATTAAAccaacaattaaaaatttgattatatcTAATGATTCAATAACTACAACATATGAACCAATGTCATATACTATTAGttttaataaagaaaattccAATGGTTGTAACAATACAAAAGATcaacagaaacagaaacaattaaagaaaGTTAAAACTAGcaataaaaacaacaacaacaacaacagcaacaacaacaataataataataataataataataataataacaatatcgATAACAAATTCATACctgatgataattttactaatgaattagatattaattatatttatttaatgtaTGGTATTcctaaatcattaattgatttattttatgaaattattcatttaaCTAAtcataaaaatattttccaaAGACGTAAAGTTTTCCCACGTAATTTTCCTAAAATTTGTGCTGAATTTgaagataaattaattaattggtcaattgaaaatgatctgaattggaaattgaCCATCACCCATcttaataacaacaatgaatcatttttggaattattacaattaaatattatttgtttccATCAAagtttaattatttattataatcaattattgaaaaaaaattgtaaattacaagattatcaagatttaattgataataatttaaataatttccaaaaattattatttcatcATAATAAACTATACTCACAACAACACGAAACAAATTTTCATCTTTTATTTAAACCATCAATGTggatattatttataattggATCAAGTACAATTAAACCAACTATACAATCTAAAATTAAATCTATTTGgcaatcaattgaaaatgattataaattCAATGGGTTAGCAAATTATTGGCGTTGTAAACAAATCTTATATGAAATTTGGAATCGACGGGAAATCGatcatcataataataaatctatGACAAACCAAGATAACAGGAGTGATACTAAAGCAAGCACTACTgttggtagtggtagtagtagtggtagtggtggtggtggtggtaatggtaGTGATGGTAATGGTGATGGAGATGATGACAACTTTGGGTTTATGACTATGATTAGAGAATATGGAATTGTATTAAACTTAGGATAA
- a CDS encoding uncharacterized protein (conserved hypothetical protein;~possibly fungus-specific), which translates to MTTTTITNQIPSINTMLSNVNNNNNNNNTTTTTTTTPSANSSQSTLINQEQQQQQQQHHRQQQHQHQHHHHQSMNGGSPTNNNHSSSTDPPRKRSKVSRACDPCRKKKIKCNAEYSELEKKVTKICTSCAKNKEVCTFDRTPLKRGPSKGYIRDLEEKAGDRISLSTSSSSSKSNHIISTKTNIPFPPSHQHPQHPQQSPSIAIIPPNPSINQYPPGNTQQLPFPQNSTSHRVTGSISNPSNSNNSGNSPTIKLPPIVNYPSKNLPSPSLSKFNSSISASQTSNPSSPKSQLSNIPGLLNNDSNNINNNNTPNNVGGSEKTNSPPIQGPFWKVPYEMPQSSLSRRSSIGSITSTNGGGGGLVGQPIVLRRPSVESISSVSTNGSRLPSIRPSISNDYTSDAESEDFYSVQSFRPRSLSRNSQSLSPRNSISSMSSLNGRINKSLGFNSSPMIGSPSQQQVLPPQVQQQQQPIMTNFIPPQAPVFASFGGTMPNHNHNHNHIPLNPLDVNLKLYYEKFHMIFPILPNDSRIIYNILNNKSQPPWDWLIEVFNHSLNNLINFQQVGLQSSIGIFIRLIQSYPFPSETTTTTTIVNDNSLILFFSSLIILSYTNLINGDQYNPGISFISSIFNDYKICERFIDYVNKEKNNTSDGDGDDNVDDDDDVVIKYFIKLYYCLNLIDNLNSLTLGTNKNLNVNYQIIKFLNNHKDKFLQNKSTNINNNDDGYGMMMINNSILNHCEIFDQLVEMRNKFIFINDPNTNTNIDIDEIINIDSISSTSIFNNNNNNNNNNNNNNNNNNNNNNDQFLKYFHQLIIDKYKIFKIIFQFISKSINSTINGSIINNSIEIKQFNQELFNLIKSSNDNILNFANFISSNNNSNTTTSSSSSSSKITNANFSWLIINNNPILNLSICQLFKSIKLHKLIIDQLVLLLSFFGSFNIELEKLNNQLSISFNLLNLNLQNLKLGNMINHNLKIKFNQLYKFQFNNNNNSNSNNKTSNNEENEENEDIDMDIDKDKLNQWYDELNHVIVPFIIQDFKDGWI; encoded by the coding sequence atgacaacaacaacaataaccaATCAAATACCTTCAATTAATACCATGCTAAGTAatgttaataataacaataataataataataccaccaccaccactactactactccATCGGCTAACAGTTCACAATCAactttaattaatcaagaacaacaacaacaacaacaacaacaccatcGGCAGCAAcagcaccagcaccagcatcatcatcatcaatccATGAATGGTGGATCTCCAACCAATAACAATCATTCTTCATCTACTGATCCTCCTCGGAAAAGATCAAAAGTATCTCGTGCTTGTGATCCTTGTcggaaaaagaaaattaaatgTAATGCTGAATATTCagaattggaaaagaaagTCACGAAAATATGTACTAGTTGTgccaaaaataaagaagTTTGTACATTTGATAGAACTCCTTTAAAACGAGGTCCTTCAAAAGGTTATATTCGAGatttagaagaaaaagCTGGTGATAGAATATCATTGTCtacttcatcatcatcatctaaatcaaatcatatAATATCTactaaaacaaatataCCATTCCCACCTTCTCATCAACATCCACAACATCCACAACAATCACCGTCAATTGCAATTATACCACCAAATCCTTccataaatcaatatccCCCTGGAAATACTCAACAATTACCTTTCCCACAAAATTCAACCAGTCATCGAGTAACAggatcaatatcaaatccctctaatagtaataatagcGGCAATTCACCTACAATTAAATTACCACCAATTGTAAATTATCCTTCGAAAAATTTACCTTCTCCACTGTTATctaaatttaattcatcaatatcagcATCGCAAACATCTAATCCTTCTAGTCCTAAATCTCAATTATCCAATATACCAggattattaaataatgatagtaacaacatcaacaacaacaacacccCTAATAATGTTGGTGGTTCAGAAAAAACTAATAGTCCACCAATTCAAGGACCATTTTGGAAAGTACCTTATGAAATGCCacaatcatcattatcaagaCGTTCATCCATTGGTAGTATAACTAGCactaatggtggtggtggtggctTGGTTGGTCAACCAATTGTTTTGAGACGACCATCAGTTGAATCTATTTCATCAGTTTCAACTAATGGATCAAGATTACCTTCAATTAGaccatcaatatcaaatgatTATACTAGTGATGCCGAATCAGAAGATTTTTATTCAGTTCAATCATTTCGACCTAGAAGtttatcaagaaattcTCAATCTTTATCACCAAGAAATTCAATTAGTTCAATGTCAAGTTTGAATGgaagaattaataaatctttaGGATTTAATTCGTCACCAATGATAGGATCACcatcacaacaacaagtacTACCACCTCAagtacaacaacaacagcaaccaATAATGACTAATTTTATTCCACCACAAGCACCAGTTTTTGCTTCATTTGGTGGAACAATGCcaaatcataatcataatcataatcatattCCATTAAATCCATTAGAtgtaaatttgaaattatattatgaaaaatttcatatGATTTTCCCAATTTTACCAAATGATTCAagaataatttataatattttaaataataaatctcAACCACCATGGGATTGGTTAATTGAAGTTTTCAATCATAGtcttaataatttaattaattttcaaCAAGTTGGTTTACAATCATCTATTGGAATATTTATAAGATTAATTCAATCATATCCATTTCCTAGTgaaactactactactactactattgttaatgataattcattgattttatttttcagtagtttaattatattaaGTTAtacaaatttaattaatggtGATCAATATAATCCAGGAATTAGTTttatatcatcaatatttaatgattataaaatttGTGAAAGATTTATCGATTATGTTAATaaagagaaaaataatactaGTGATGGCGATGGCGATgataatgttgatgatgatgatgatgttgtgattaaatattttattaaattatattattgtttgaatttaattgataatttgaatagTTTAACATTGGGaactaataaaaatttaaatgtgaattatcaaataattaaatttttaaataatcataaagataaatttcttcaaaataaatccactaatattaataataatgatgatggttatgggatgatgatgattaataattcaattttaaatcattgtgaaatatttgatcaattagTTGAAATgagaaataaatttatattcattaaCGATCCTAATACTAATactaatattgatattgacgaaattattaatattgattcaatatcaTCTACATctatatttaataataataataataataataataataataataataataataataataataataataataataatgatcaatttttaaaatatttccatcaattaattattgataaatataaaatatttaaaatcatttttcaatttatatctaaatcaattaattctaCTATTAATGGATctataattaataattcaattgaaattaaacaatttaatcaagaattatttaatttaattaaatcatctaatgataatatattaaattttGCCAATTTTATAAgtagcaacaacaacagcaacacTACCacctcatcatcatcatcatcctcaaaaattacaaatgcaaatttttcatggttaataattaataataatccaatattaaatttatctatttgtcaattatttaaatcaattaaattacataaattaattattgatcaattagtattattattatcattctttggatcatttaatattgaattagaaaaattaaataatcaattatctatatcatttaatttattaaatttaaatttacaaaatttaaaattaggTAATATGATTAAtcataatttaaaaattaaatttaatcaattatataaatttcaattcaacaacaacaacaacagtaacagtaacaacaaaacatctaataatgaagaaaatgaagaaaatgaagatattgatatggatattgataaagatAAGTTAAATCAATGGtatgatgaattaaatcatGTTATTGTACCATTTATAATTCAAGATTTTAAAGACGGTTGGATATAA